The following nucleotide sequence is from Nitratidesulfovibrio termitidis HI1.
GCGGCAGGGCGCGCAACTGGCGGTGGATTTCGCGCAGGGCCTGCAGCGACTGCCATTCCATGTTGCGGCGCAGGCCGGACCCCTTGCAGCAGGGGCAGGTTTCCATGGTGATGGACAGCGCGGACGAGCCGGTGCGCTGGCGCACCACCTGCAACAGGCCAAAGCGGCTCATCTTGCCCACGTCGTGGCGGGCGCGGTCGTTCTTCATGGCGTTGCGCAGGATCTTTTCCACTTCGCGCCAGTGGTTGCGGTCGCGCATTTCGATGAAGTCGATGACCACCTGGCCGCCGATGTCGCGCAGCTTGAGTTGCTGGGCGATGGTTTCGGCCGCTTCCATGTTGGTGCGCAGGGCCATGGATTCGAAATTGGTCTTGCCGGAGATCTTGCCCGAGTTGATGTCGATGGCCATCAGCGCCTCGGTCTGGTCGAACACCAGCCGTCCGCCGGAGGGCAGGGTGACTTCGCGCGCGTATATCTGCTCCAGCTGGCGCTGGATGCCGAAGCGTTCCCACAGGGTGCGGGTCTGGTCCTTGTAGACCTTGACCAGGCTTCCCTTGCGCGGGAACAGCAGCGAGGAATATTCCTCGATGAGCGTGGCGGTGTGCTCGTCATCCACCCACACCTCGGCCACGTCGTCGCTGAGGTAGTCGCGCACTGCGCGAGAGGCCAGGTCCGGTTCCTTGTAGATCAGGCAGGGGGCGGATTCCTCGGTGCCCTTCTTGCGGATGTCCTTCCACAGGCGCTTCAGGAATTGCAGGTCGCGCTGCAGGGTGGTCTTGCTGGTGCCCGCGCTGACGGTGCGCACGATGACGCCAAGGCCGGGGCCGGGGTTCAGCCCTTCCAGCATCTCGCGCAGGCGGCCGCGTTCCTCGTCGTCCTCCACCTTGCGGGAAACGCCGATCTGCTCGCGCCCGGGGGTGAGCACCAGGAAACGCCCCGGCATGGACAGGTAGGTGGTCAGGAACGCGCCCTTGCTGCCGGTGGGTTCCTTCACCACCTGCACCAGCACTTCCTGCCCGGCCTTCAGCACCTTCTGCATCAGCGGGTACTTCTTGCCCTTGGTGGCGTCGTGCGGGGTGTTGTAATACTCGGGGTGCACCTCGTCGATCTGGAGAAAGCCGTTCTTTTCGGCCCCGTAGTTGACGAAGGCAGCCTGAAGGTTGGTATCGACGTTGTTGATGATGCCGCGGTAGATGTTGCCCTTGGTCTTGGCCTGGTGGACCATCTCCACGTAGTATTCCTTGACCTGGTTCTCCTTGGCGCCTTCCTCGGCAAGGGCGACTTCCACCTGCTCGCCGGGCAGCACGCTGATGAACATCCTCAGCTTGCTCTTTTTCGTTGTCATGCAATCCTCTGCGGAAAAAAGTGTAAAATTCAAAAATTTGCAACACGTTGCCGTGCCTGCGGCGCGCCCGGTCGGATTCCCGGTGGGATTCCGCACGGGGTGCGCAGCGCAACCGGGGCGGTGCGGACGCGGGGTGCGCGTCTCTTCCCGGAACTGGGCGGGACGGGTTGGAACCGGGGCGCGCATCGGCGCGCATCGGTGCGTCCCGCTTTTCCGGGTCGGGCGTTGTGCTGCCCGTGCACTTCCGGTGCGGCGGAATACCGTTCTGCGGCATTCCCTGCGGTGGCCCGTCTTGCGACACCCCCGGTCGGGGGCCCCAGACAGGGGCGGGCCGTTGCGTCGCCGCGACAGCGGCCGCCTGGCACTACCCGTTGCGGGGTAAACGCCCGGCGTGGAAAATTTCGCCATCCGTATCGCGCGGCAGGGCCGTTTCGGCCACGGGGGCGCATGCGCCCCGCGCCGTCAGTCCGTCCAGCGCCTTCCGTACCGCGTCCAGCGGGGCCCCCAGGGCCTTCGCCAGTTGCGGCGCGGTCTGCGGCCTGCGCGTTATGGAACGCAGTACCGCCTCTTGTAGAGCCTCCGCGCCCATGCTGTGAAGGACGGGGGGCACGGGGGCCTCCGCGTCCGTCGTGTTTGCCGCACGGCAGGAACCGTCATCCGGTACCGTCACCGTGGGGCCGTGGCCAGCCGGTGCCGTTTGCGGACACCCGGCGGCCATGTTCAGCTCGTCGCTCCAGAGGGACAGCACGTCCCTGCCCACGGGCAGGGCGCGCGGGCTTGCACCCGGTCGCGACAGGGTGGTCACGTCCACCCGGTGGGGGGCCAGCTGGCGCACGTAGTCACGCAACAGGGCGAGGTTGTCCGCCGTGTCGTTGATGCCGCGCGCAAGCAGCACCTCCAGCCAGATCCGCCCGCCAAACCCGCGCGCGAACCCCAGCAGGCCGTCGGCCACGCCGCGCGCGGTCACGCCCTTGCACGGGCGGTTCAGCGCGCGGAATTCCGATTCGACGAGCGAATCCAGCGAGGGCAGCACCACGTCCGCCCCGGCAAGGTCGGCGCGCACGTCGTCCCGGTGGAGCAGGGTGGAGTTGGTCAGCACCGCCACGGGCACACCGGGCAGAATGTCCCGGCAGCCCGCGATGATGCGGGCAAGGTCGCTGTTCAGGCAGGGTTCGCCCGAGCCGCCCAGCGTCACGTGGTCCACGAGCGCGGCGGGGTTTGTGCCGCCTGGCGCGGGGCCATGCTTCGCGGTTTCGGCGTCGCGCCAGCGGGCCAGTTCGTCCAGCAGCACGGGGGCCGGGACGTAGGGCGCCCGCTCGCAGGTGTGCACGTCGGTCGTGCCCACTTCGCAGTACAGACAGTCCATGGAACACACCCGACCACCAAGCAGGTCGAGGCCGAGCGAACGGCCAAGGCGGCCTGAGGCCACCGGACCGAACACGTGGGCAAGGGGCATGTTGTCCAGAAAAACGTCCTTGTGCGAGAATGCGTGCGGGTGCCTGATGCTCGGCGCGGCGTGGGCCGCACCTTTCACCGTGGGGTGTATCAAAACGGGTTTTCAGGAAAAAAGCAAGCGGGGGCGGGAAACCGGTGGGGTTCTCTGGCCTTTTTGCAGGGCCCCGGCATGTGGCGCAGGGACAGGGACGCGCACTAGCACGCGCCGGAGTGCCCGTCCATTGTAATGTTGCAGGTCCCGGCGGTGCCTCGCCGGTACCCCGGTGGTGCGCCTGTGGTGACCGTGCGGGGTCCTGCATCATGGAGCGTCCGGTCGATAGGCGAATCGGGTGCGCGTGCGAAGCCGCGCGTTTCCACCCCGCCCCCGCGCGCGCCAGTGGCGGCACAAGCCCCAGTTGCGCCGTGGCGGCAGGCTGGCCCCCTTCTTGACACCGCCCCCCTGTCCCGATAGGCCCTTCGTTCCATAGGGCCGGGACCGGGTTTGCCATTGGCGGCGGACGCGGCCCCGGGCGCGCGCAGGGCGCGCGCCGCCCGGCTTCGCGCGTGCGGGCCGGTTGCCGACAACCCTCAGGAGGAATCCCCATGCCCGCATACGGAGATCTGGTCATTCTGCAAAGCCCGCGCGGCAAGCGTTACCTGCGCCGCGTCGAGGAAGGCAACGACCTGCACTGCCAGGAAGGCGTGCTGCCCATGGCCGACCTGGCCGCCGCCGAATACGGCACCGAAATCCGCACCCGGCAGGGCGTGCCCTTTCGCGTGCAGCGCCCCACCATCACCGACCTGGTCAAGGGCGTGAAGCGCCAGACCCAGATCATCTACCCCAAGGACATCGCCTACATCTGCATGCGCCTTGGCGTGGGCCCGGGCCGCACCATCATCGAGGCGGGCTCCGGCTCCGGCAGCCTGACCGTGGCGCTTTCGTGGTTCTCCGGCCCCACCGGTCGCGTCTGCACCTACGAGGCGCGCGAGGAATTCTACAAGCTCTGCCGCCGCAACCTCGACTGGGCAGGGGTTGGCCAGAACGTCACCCAGTTCAACCGCGACATCATTGATGGCTTCGAGCAGACCGACGCCGATGCCCTGTTTCTGGACGTGCGCACCCCGTGGGACTACCTGCACCACGTTGTCCGCGCCGTGAAGCCGGGCGCCGCCCTGGGCTTCCTTGTCCCCACCGTGGACCAGGTGTCCAAGCTGCTGCACGGCATGGAAACCGGCCCCTTCGACGACATCGAAGTCTGCGAGATCCTGATCCGCCGCTGGAAGCCCGTGGCCGACCGCCTGCGCCCCGAAGACCGCATGATCGCCCATACCGGGTTTCTCATCTTTGCCCGGCACCAGGAACGCTCCGATGAATGGGATTCGTTCCGCACCCTGGGCACCCGTGAACGCAAGCAGGAAGCCGCCCGCCAGGAACGCCTGGCCGCCGCGCGCGGCGCAGTTGATGCCGCTGATGCCGCTGCCGACGACGACGCCGGGTTTGAAGAATAACACTAGAGTATAACGGGGGAGGGGCACCCTTTGACGCTCTGCGGTCCTCATCCGTAATGCTCGAAGACTCGCATAACGGCTGAGGCAAAGGGTGGCCCCTCCCCCGTACCCCCGCTTTGCTGTCGCCATCCGCGCTTTGCGGTCCCTATCCGTAAGGCTCGCAAGCTCGCCTAACGGCTAGGGCAAGGTTCGCGCAAGCGCTCACCTAACGGCTACCGCTCCCCTCCCAGACTTTTTGATTGGGTGGCGATTTGCGCAGGCTGGCATGTGTTGCTATCTGCATGTCACCCCAATTGAAAAGCTTTGAAGGGATGGAGGGGGGTGCGGGTACCCTCAGACTGCATACACCTCTGGTAGATAGTAACCGACCTGTCTCACGACGGTCTAAACCCAGCTCACGATCTCCTTTAATAGGCGAACAACCTCACCCTTGGCCGCTGCTGCACGGCCAGGATGGAAAGAACCGACATCGAAGTAGCAAGCTGCCGGGTCGATATGTGCTCTTGCCGGCAACAACTCAATTATCCCCGAGGTAACTTTTCTGTCATTTTTGGCCCGCACCAAGCGGGAATCACAAAAGTTCGCTAGAACCGACTTTCGTCTCGTCATCCACTACTGTGCTGAATAACGTCAGGCTGACTTATGCTCTTACACTCTTCAGTAGGTTTCCGACCCACTTGAGTCAACCTTTGTGCGCCCTTGATATCTTTTCAAGGGCGTCCCGCCCCAGGCAAACTGCCCACCTATCGATGTCCTCCGTTGGAGTTAGGATCGTAATTTCAGAAGGGTAGTGTCCCAATGGCGACTCCACCAATGCTGGCGCACCGGCTTCGACGTCTCNNNNNNNNNNNNNNNNNNNNNNNNNNNNNNNNNNNNNNNNNNNNNNNNNNNNNNNNNNNNNNNNNNNNNNNNNNNNNNNNNNNNNNNNNNNNNNNNNNNNCGCCTCCCACTCCGCCCAGAAGTCATGCCATGCAGGCAGCACGTCCAGCACCCAGTCCAGCAGCGGACGGTCCAGCACGTCGTCGCCCAGCTCCTGCTGCACGTAGCCGAGCCGACAGCCCTTGGGCAGCAGCACCTTGCCGCTGTCCGCAGATTCCACGCCCGCAATGATGCGCAGCAACGTGGACTTGCCGCAGCCGTTGGGGCCGCACACGCACAGCCGCACGCCCGACTGCACCTCGAGCGAGAAATCGGACAGGATATCCTGTCCGTTATAGGACTTGCTGAGACTCTGGATGGTGAAGTTCATGACTCCCCCCGCATAATATTCCAGTTTTCATAAATTTTATGCCGGAAGCGTCATGAACTTCACCATCCAGAGTCTCAGCAAGTCCTATAACGGACAGGATATCCTGTCCGATTTCTCGCTCGAGGTGCAGTCGGGCGTGCGGCTGTGCGTGTGCGGCCCCAACGGCTGCGGCAAGTCCACGTTGCTGCGCATCATTGCGGGCGTGGAATCTGCGGACAGCGGCAAGGTGCTGCTGCCCAAGGGCTGTCGGCTCGGCTACGTGCAGCAGGAGCTGGGCGACGACGTGCTGGACCGTCCGCTGCTGGACTGGGTGCTGGACGTGCTGCCTGCATGGCATGACTTCTGGGCGGAGTGGGAGGCGGCGACGCATGCCGGGGACGAGGCGGCCATCCGGCGGCTGGGCGCGAAGCAGGCGGAGCTGGAGCAGGTGTACGGGTACAACCCGGAACACCGGGCGCGGGCGGTGCTGTCGGGCCTTGGCTTTGCGGAGCGCAAGTGGAGCCTGCCCATCCGCAAGCTGTCGGGCGGCTGGCGCGAGCGCGCCAAGCTGGCCCGCGTGCTGACCGCGGGCGCGGACGTGCTGCTGCTGGACGAACCCACCAACCACCTGGACCTGGAAGCCGTGGAATGGCTGGAAGCCTTCCTGATGGACTACAAGGGCGCGTTGGTGTTCGTGGCGCACGACCGGGTGTTCATGGACAAGGTGGGCACGCACGTTCTGTACCTGGGGGCCAGCAAGCCCCTGTACCGGCGCGGCACGTTCAGCCAGTTCGTGGCCTTGCAGGAGGAGGTGGAGGGCCAGCGCGAGCGCGAGGCCCAGCGCCTGCAGGAAGAAATAGCCCGCAAGATGGATTTCGTGCGGCGGTTCCGGGCCAAGGCCACCAAGGCGCGGCAGGCGGGTTCGCGCCAGAAGATGGCCAAGAAGCTGGAAAAGGAACTGGAAAACTACCGGCCGGAGCAGAAGCGGCGCGAGCTGGACTTTTCGTGGCCGGAGCCTGCGCGGGCGGAAAAGACCATCCTCAGCGTGGTGGATCTGGAATACGCCTTTCCGGACGGCACGGGGCTGTGGCCCAGCCTGACCTTCAATATCTACAGGGGCCAGAAGATCGCGCTGGCCGGGCCCAACGGGTGCGGCAAGTCCACGCTGCTGAAGGTGATCGGCGGCAAGCTGGAAAAGAGCGGCGGCACGGTGGTCATGGGCACGCTGGTGCGCATGGGCTTTTTCAGCCAGCATCAGTTGGAGACGCTGAACCCTTCGGGCACGGTGCTCAGCGAAATCCGCCGCCTGTCCGACCCGCGCACCACCGAAGAAGAACTGATGAGCGTGCTCGGGCTGTTCCTGCTTGGGCAGAGCTACTTCGAGCGGGTGGTGGGCGAACTTTCCGGCGGTGAAAAGAGCCGCCTGATTCTGGCCACGCTGTTCCTGGCCCGCTGCAACTTTCTGGTGCTGGACGAACCTACCAACCATCTGGATCTGGAAAGCCGCGAGGCGCTGGTGGAGGCCTTGCAGAGCTACGAGGGCACCATCCTGATGGTGGCCCACGACCGGCACCTGCTGTCCAGCGTGGCCGACGAGATATGGGCGCTGTCGCCCGGCGGCATTGCGGTGTACGAGGGCGGGTTTGACGAATACGATGCGGCGCGCCGCCAGCAGGGCGACACCGGCAGTCTGGCGTCCGGCGCGGGCGAGTCCCGGCGCGATGCGCCATCACTTTCGCGCGACGACATGAAGCGCATCAAGCGCGAGCAGGCCGAGCAGCGCAACGCCCTGTACAAGGAACTGAAGCCCAGGCAGGACGCCTACGCCAAGCTGGAAAAACAGCTGGAAACGTCGCTGGCCGAGCAGGCCGAGGTGGAACAGACCCTGGCCGACCCGGCGGTGTACGCCGATTCCGCCCGGACCACGGAACTGCTGAAGCGGTTTGGCGAATTGCAGCGGCAGGGCGAGGAACTGTTCGAAAAGATGAGCGAGCTTGAGGCGGTGATCGCAGACCTTGAGACGCGGCGGGCGGCGTTGACCATGGAAGGGGCATAAGATGAGCGCGGTGCCGTCGAAGGCGGCAGGCTGCGATCAGGACGCGACCGCGCCGTCCCCCGCCCGGCGCATCGCCGTGGTGGCGGGCATCCTGTGGGCCGGTGAACGTTTTCTGGCCGTGGAACGCCCGGAGGGCAAGCCGCAGGCGGGATTCTGGGAGTTTCCCGGCGGCAAGATAGAGCCGGGCGAAACCCCGGCGGACGCCCTGGCCCGCGAACTGCGCGAGGAACTGGGCGTGACCGCGGTGCAGGCCACCTTCTGGCGCACCGTGCGGCACGATTATCCGCATCTGTCGGTGGAATTGCACTTCTTTCACGTGACAGGGTTCACCGGCACGGTCACCGCTCTGGAAGGCCACCGTTTCGCGTGGCTGACCTGGGATGAGGCCATGCGCCTGCCGTTTCTGGAAGCGGACCTGCCGCTGGTGGCCGACCTGCGCGACGGGCCGGGGTAGGTCGGCGGGCAGGGACAGGCCCGGAGGCAGGCCGTACGCATTGATATTTTTCGGGGGAGCGGGGCGCACCGCTTCCCCGAAGTCCCTTTTGCGGGAGTTTCTGGTAGAACGGGGCGCCGCCCGAAGACCTTCGGGCGCATCGGGACACCTCTGGGATGGCGGTGTACGACGCCATCCGGATTGCACAAGGCAAGACACGCCGGGAGGGCGTATGGGACAGATACTGTGGATCGTGCTGGCCTTGCTGGCCGGGGCAACCCTGCCGACGCAGGCGGGCATCAATGCGGCATTGCAGGCCAGTTGGGCGCGGCACCCCGCTTTGGCCTCGCTGATTTCGTTCACCGTGGGCACGGCGGCGCTGGCCCTGTACGTGCTGGCGGCACGCATTCCGTTTCCTTCGGTATCCACATCGTCGGCGTGGCAGTGGACGGGTGGCCTTTTGGGCGCGTTTTTCGTCACCGTGGTCACCTTTCTGGCCCCACGCCTGGGGGCCACGGCCATGATCGCGCTGGTGCTGGCCGGGCAGATGGCGGCATCGGTGACGCTGGACCACTTCGGCCTGCTGGGCTACCCGGAGCGCCCGCTGGGGCTGGTGCGCTTTGCCGGGCTGGTGCTGGTGGCCGTTGGCGTCTTTCTGGTACGCAGGTTCTAGGGGCTGTTCCAAATTGTCCTTTCGCCCGTTGGCTTCCGACCCGGAGGGCGCGAAGCGTGTCCATTGGGCGAGCTTGCGAGTCCTACGGACATCGTGCGCAGAGCGGTCAAACTTCATCTGCCATAGCGTTGCTGTCCTTATCCGTAAGGCTCGAATACTCGCCAACGGCTGAGGCATACTCCCTCATGGCAGGCTTGTTTTTCTTGCCAACGAACGAAAATCCTAATTTGGAACCAGCCCCCGAGCCTTGGTTAGCGCCGCGCCCGGCCCCGCGCGGTCAATTGCGTTCCGCCGCGCGTCGGCATATGATGGACAATTCCGGCTGCGCGACAGGCCTCGCAGGGATATTTCCCGGCAGGGGCAGCGCGCGGCAGGGTGATGGCAGGGGTTGCCGGGCCTTTTCCGAGGGGGAAGGCCCATGCGGCGGGTTGCTGCATCCGTTGCCGACATGGCGGGCGGTCGCCATGCACGGCGCCCCGGCGCGGGCCGCGTCAGGGTAGGAAAGTCCAGGGAAGTCGAGGGAAGGCGAAAGAGGACGGGCCGTTGCCCGACTCCAAGCGCAAGGAGTGCATCATGTCCAAGGAAAGACTTGTCGTCGCCGTGTGCGGGGCCACCGGGGCGGTGGGCCGCGAAATGCTGAACACGCTGGAACAGCGCGAATTTCCCGCGGCGGAGGTCATCCCCTTCGCCTCGGCCCGTTCCGCGGGCAACAAGGTGCCCTTCATGGGCGGCGAACTGACCGTGCGCGAACTGACCGAAGAATCCTTCCGGGGCGTGGACATCGCCCTGTTCTCGGCGGGTGGTTCCACCTCCGAGAAATTTGCCCCCCATGCCGTGCAGGCCGGGTGCGTGGTGGTGGACAACTCCAGCGCGTGGCGCATGGATGAGCGCTGCCCGCTGGTGGTGCCCGAAGTGAACGCCCACGCCCTTGCCGCGCACAACGGCATCATCGCCAACCCCAACTGCTCGACCATCCAGATGGTGGTGGCGCTGAAGCCGCTGCACGACGCAGCCAAGATCACCCGCGTGGTGGTTTCCACCTACCAGGCCGTTTCCGGCACCGGGCAGAAGGCCATCGACGAACTGGAAAAGCAGGTGCGGCAGATGTTCAACATGCAGGAGCCGGACGTTGCCGTGTACCCGCACCGCATCGCCTTCAACTGCCTGCCGCAGATCGATGTCTTCATGGACAACGACTACACCAAGGAAGAAATGAAGATGGTGCTGGAAACCGTGAAGATCATGGAGGACCCCTCCGTGAAGGTTACCGCCACCTGCGTGCGCGTGCCCGTCTTCTACGGCCATTCCGAGTCGGTGAACATCGAGACCGAACGCAAGCTTTCTGCCAAGGAAGCCCGCGCCGTCCTTGCGCAGGCCCCCGGCGTGCGGGTGTACGACAACCCCGCCCAGAAGATGTACCCCATGCCCATCGACGCGGCGGGCGAGGATGAAACCTTCGTGGGCCGCATCCGCGAGGACGAAACCATCGCCAACGGCCTGAACATGTGGATCGTTTCCGACAACATCCGCAAGGGCGCGGCCCTGAACGCCGTGCAGATCGCCGAGGCGCTGGTGGAGCGGGATCTGTTGCAGGTTCGTGACCCGCAACTGTTCCTGCGTTAATCCAAATCGTCCTTTCGCCCATTGGCTTCCGACCCGAAGGGCGCGAAGCGTGGCCGTTGGGCGAGCTTGCGAGCCTTACGGACATCGTGCGCAAAGAGGTCAAACATTGCCTGCCATGGCTTTGCTGTCCTTATCCGTAAGACTCGCGCTGCGCGCTCGCCTAACGGCTAAGGCTCGGTCAAATACGATAAGAGTCGCGTTGCGGTCCTCATCCGTAATGCTCGAAGACTCGCATAACGGCTGAGGCACTCCCTCATGGCAGGCAAGTTTTCCTCGCCAATGAACGAAAATCCTGATTTGGACCGGCTCGCCCGTCCCCAAGGGAAATGCTAGACTGACGGCCATTCGACCCCGGCATTGCAGGCCGGACGGATGGCCGCGCGTCCGCCCGGCGCAGGGGAGTTTCCCGCTGGCGCGCGGGTGCACCGCCTCCCATAGTCACTGACCGCAACAAGGAGTGATCACGCCGTGATCCCCGTGCTTGAAACCGACGACTACGTCACCCGCCTGCTGTCCCGCGAACGCCCCGGCGAAGCGGGCATCATCGCTTTCTACGAGCACCGCGTGGGCGCCATTTGCCGCAACCCGCGCCTGATGCTCATGCCCCTCGACGACCACCTTGCCCATCGCGGCGACGGCATCTTCGAGAGCATGAAGTACCTGCACCGCCGCATCTACCAGCTGGACGCGCACCTGGAGCGCATGCGCCGCTCCGCCGCCGGGTTGTATCTTGCCCCGCCGTGCACGTGGGAGCGCCTGCGCGAGATCATCATCGAGGTGGCCAAGGCGGGCGGCGAGGCGGACGGTTCCATCCGCGTTCTGGTGGGGCGCGGCCCCGGCGGCTTCGGCATCGACCCCGCAGAGTGTCCGGAACCCAGCCTGTACGTGGCCGCCTACCATTTCACTCCCAAGGACGAGGCGTGGTTCGACAAGGGGCTGACGGCCTTTCGCAGTTCCATCCCCGCCAAGCAGGGCTATCTGGCGCGCATCAAGAACGCCAACTACCTGCCCAACGTGCTCATGACCCGCGAGGCGCACGAGCGCGGCATGGACGTGCCCTTCTCGTTCGACGACGAGGGCTGCCTGGCCGAAACCGCCATCGCCAACGTGGCCCTGGTGGACGCAACCGGAACCCTGGTGGTGCCGGAGTTCACCAACGCCCTCGCCGGTACCACCGTGCTGCGCGCCGTGGAACTGGCCCAGGGCGAGGTGCCCGTCAGCTTCCGCAAGGTGCGCGAAGAAGAACTGCACACCGCCCGTGAAATCCTGGTGCTGGGCACCAGCTCCGACTGCGTGGCCGTGGTGGCCTACGAAGGCCGCCCCGTGGCCGATGGCCGCCCCGGCCCGGTTTCGCGTCGGTTGCGGGCGTTGTTGCAGGGGGATTTGATGGGGCACGGGGTGCCGTTTTAGGCGCGTTCGCACTCCGTCCTTTCGCCCTCCGGCTGCGTCAGATTTCGCCTTTTGCTCCGGTCACGTACGAGAAAAGTACGCTCCCTTCGCAAAAAGGCTCATCTTCCTTGCCGGAGAACGAAAATCCTGTCGCGCGAACGCGCCTTGCAGCATTGGCACGACGGTATTGTCCTTTTGCAAGAAAGGCATCGGGATGGATACAATTCGCTTTGCGGAGTAGTGTTCCGGTGCGGAGTGCATGCCAATAACCGTTGTTGAACGATAAGAGAGCATCGGACAAAACAAATGACCACCGACACCACCATGCACATCATTCTGCTGGACCTGGGGCGCGAGATGCGCGGGGGCCAGTTGCAGGTGTTCTACCTGGCCCGTGCGCTGCACCACAGTGACGGGTTTTCGGTGGTGGTGGCCTGTCCTGCGGGTTCGCCCCTGGCGCGCGAGGCGGCGGCGGCGGGCATTTCCGTGTTGCCGTTGCCGGGCCGCCGGTCGTGGAGTCCGCGTGCGTTGCTGGCCCTGCGGCGCGAGGCGCGCGGCCACTCCAGGGTGGTGCTGCACACCCACGAC
It contains:
- a CDS encoding Rne/Rng family ribonuclease, whose translation is MTTKKSKLRMFISVLPGEQVEVALAEEGAKENQVKEYYVEMVHQAKTKGNIYRGIINNVDTNLQAAFVNYGAEKNGFLQIDEVHPEYYNTPHDATKGKKYPLMQKVLKAGQEVLVQVVKEPTGSKGAFLTTYLSMPGRFLVLTPGREQIGVSRKVEDDEERGRLREMLEGLNPGPGLGVIVRTVSAGTSKTTLQRDLQFLKRLWKDIRKKGTEESAPCLIYKEPDLASRAVRDYLSDDVAEVWVDDEHTATLIEEYSSLLFPRKGSLVKVYKDQTRTLWERFGIQRQLEQIYAREVTLPSGGRLVFDQTEALMAIDINSGKISGKTNFESMALRTNMEAAETIAQQLKLRDIGGQVVIDFIEMRDRNHWREVEKILRNAMKNDRARHDVGKMSRFGLLQVVRQRTGSSALSITMETCPCCKGSGLRRNMEWQSLQALREIHRQLRALPHGTPTFLFETGAELAMHLLNHKRERLLDLERQFGVHLDIRPAR
- a CDS encoding radical SAM protein — translated: MPLAHVFGPVASGRLGRSLGLDLLGGRVCSMDCLYCEVGTTDVHTCERAPYVPAPVLLDELARWRDAETAKHGPAPGGTNPAALVDHVTLGGSGEPCLNSDLARIIAGCRDILPGVPVAVLTNSTLLHRDDVRADLAGADVVLPSLDSLVESEFRALNRPCKGVTARGVADGLLGFARGFGGRIWLEVLLARGINDTADNLALLRDYVRQLAPHRVDVTTLSRPGASPRALPVGRDVLSLWSDELNMAAGCPQTAPAGHGPTVTVPDDGSCRAANTTDAEAPVPPVLHSMGAEALQEAVLRSITRRPQTAPQLAKALGAPLDAVRKALDGLTARGACAPVAETALPRDTDGEIFHAGRLPRNG
- a CDS encoding tRNA (adenine-N1)-methyltransferase — encoded protein: MPAYGDLVILQSPRGKRYLRRVEEGNDLHCQEGVLPMADLAAAEYGTEIRTRQGVPFRVQRPTITDLVKGVKRQTQIIYPKDIAYICMRLGVGPGRTIIEAGSGSGSLTVALSWFSGPTGRVCTYEAREEFYKLCRRNLDWAGVGQNVTQFNRDIIDGFEQTDADALFLDVRTPWDYLHHVVRAVKPGAALGFLVPTVDQVSKLLHGMETGPFDDIEVCEILIRRWKPVADRLRPEDRMIAHTGFLIFARHQERSDEWDSFRTLGTRERKQEAARQERLAAARGAVDAADAAADDDAGFEE
- a CDS encoding ATP-binding cassette domain-containing protein; protein product: MNFTIQSLSKSYNGQDILSDFSLEVQSGVRLCVCGPNGCGKSTLLRIIAGVESADSGKVLLPKGCRLGYVQQELGDDVLDRPLLDWVLDVLPAWHDFWAEWEA
- the abc-f gene encoding ribosomal protection-like ABC-F family protein, which encodes MNFTIQSLSKSYNGQDILSDFSLEVQSGVRLCVCGPNGCGKSTLLRIIAGVESADSGKVLLPKGCRLGYVQQELGDDVLDRPLLDWVLDVLPAWHDFWAEWEAATHAGDEAAIRRLGAKQAELEQVYGYNPEHRARAVLSGLGFAERKWSLPIRKLSGGWRERAKLARVLTAGADVLLLDEPTNHLDLEAVEWLEAFLMDYKGALVFVAHDRVFMDKVGTHVLYLGASKPLYRRGTFSQFVALQEEVEGQREREAQRLQEEIARKMDFVRRFRAKATKARQAGSRQKMAKKLEKELENYRPEQKRRELDFSWPEPARAEKTILSVVDLEYAFPDGTGLWPSLTFNIYRGQKIALAGPNGCGKSTLLKVIGGKLEKSGGTVVMGTLVRMGFFSQHQLETLNPSGTVLSEIRRLSDPRTTEEELMSVLGLFLLGQSYFERVVGELSGGEKSRLILATLFLARCNFLVLDEPTNHLDLESREALVEALQSYEGTILMVAHDRHLLSSVADEIWALSPGGIAVYEGGFDEYDAARRQQGDTGSLASGAGESRRDAPSLSRDDMKRIKREQAEQRNALYKELKPRQDAYAKLEKQLETSLAEQAEVEQTLADPAVYADSARTTELLKRFGELQRQGEELFEKMSELEAVIADLETRRAALTMEGA
- a CDS encoding (deoxy)nucleoside triphosphate pyrophosphohydrolase; the encoded protein is MSAVPSKAAGCDQDATAPSPARRIAVVAGILWAGERFLAVERPEGKPQAGFWEFPGGKIEPGETPADALARELREELGVTAVQATFWRTVRHDYPHLSVELHFFHVTGFTGTVTALEGHRFAWLTWDEAMRLPFLEADLPLVADLRDGPG
- a CDS encoding DMT family transporter yields the protein MGQILWIVLALLAGATLPTQAGINAALQASWARHPALASLISFTVGTAALALYVLAARIPFPSVSTSSAWQWTGGLLGAFFVTVVTFLAPRLGATAMIALVLAGQMAASVTLDHFGLLGYPERPLGLVRFAGLVLVAVGVFLVRRF
- a CDS encoding aspartate-semialdehyde dehydrogenase, translating into MSKERLVVAVCGATGAVGREMLNTLEQREFPAAEVIPFASARSAGNKVPFMGGELTVRELTEESFRGVDIALFSAGGSTSEKFAPHAVQAGCVVVDNSSAWRMDERCPLVVPEVNAHALAAHNGIIANPNCSTIQMVVALKPLHDAAKITRVVVSTYQAVSGTGQKAIDELEKQVRQMFNMQEPDVAVYPHRIAFNCLPQIDVFMDNDYTKEEMKMVLETVKIMEDPSVKVTATCVRVPVFYGHSESVNIETERKLSAKEARAVLAQAPGVRVYDNPAQKMYPMPIDAAGEDETFVGRIREDETIANGLNMWIVSDNIRKGAALNAVQIAEALVERDLLQVRDPQLFLR
- a CDS encoding aminotransferase class IV → MIPVLETDDYVTRLLSRERPGEAGIIAFYEHRVGAICRNPRLMLMPLDDHLAHRGDGIFESMKYLHRRIYQLDAHLERMRRSAAGLYLAPPCTWERLREIIIEVAKAGGEADGSIRVLVGRGPGGFGIDPAECPEPSLYVAAYHFTPKDEAWFDKGLTAFRSSIPAKQGYLARIKNANYLPNVLMTREAHERGMDVPFSFDDEGCLAETAIANVALVDATGTLVVPEFTNALAGTTVLRAVELAQGEVPVSFRKVREEELHTAREILVLGTSSDCVAVVAYEGRPVADGRPGPVSRRLRALLQGDLMGHGVPF